Sequence from the Abditibacteriaceae bacterium genome:
TCATCGAAAAAACCAACGGTTTTAGTCCTCGGCTCGTCGGGGCAAATTGGCCAGTCCGTGGTCAAAGAACTGGAGCAATCCGCAGACGTGAATCTTCGCCTGAGTTCCCGGCGCCCGCAAGATGTGGAGCGGCTGCGCGGGGAGGGGAAAGAGGCTGTGTATTTGGATCTGGATGATCCGCAGACCTTCCCCTTGGCTCTGGCCGGTGTGGATCGACTCTTTCTGTTGACCGGCTACACGGTAGCAATGGTGACGCAAAGCAAAACCATCATAGATGCCGCCAAAAAAGCAGGAGTGAAACACCTCGTCCATGTCGGTGTCTTTGCCGAATGGGACTGCACCGATCCTCATTTTGCCTGGCATCTGCTCATCGAGAGCTACATCAAGGCAAGCGGCATCGCCTGGACTCACCTCCATCCCAACGTATTCATGGACAATCTGCTGAACTTCAGTGCTCCCCAAGCAGATTTGTTAACGCTCTACTGGGGAAAACGTGACGTAGGTTGGATCGCAGCGAGCGACATCGCGGCGGTGGCAGCGACAGTTTTGAACCAGGGGCCAGAGAAGCACCAAGAGCGTGATTACTGGTTGAGCACGGAAGTGCTGGGCGGCTCAGAAGTCGCTGCGATTTTAAGTGAGGTCACGGACCGTAGCATCCGCTTCAATCCTCAGGGGCCAGACGATTTTAAGGCGCTCATCTCGTCTTTAGGCGATCAGGTGGAACCCTGGTATGCAGCGGGCGGGGTGGATTTTATGAGACAGGTGAGCGATGGCCGCATGGGTTACATCGGGACGATCCGTGACGACATTCCCTACGTACTTGGAAGACAAGC
This genomic interval carries:
- a CDS encoding NmrA family NAD(P)-binding protein; this encodes MNSSSKKPTVLVLGSSGQIGQSVVKELEQSADVNLRLSSRRPQDVERLRGEGKEAVYLDLDDPQTFPLALAGVDRLFLLTGYTVAMVTQSKTIIDAAKKAGVKHLVHVGVFAEWDCTDPHFAWHLLIESYIKASGIAWTHLHPNVFMDNLLNFSAPQADLLTLYWGKRDVGWIAASDIAAVAATVLNQGPEKHQERDYWLSTEVLGGSEVAAILSEVTDRSIRFNPQGPDDFKALISSLGDQVEPWYAAGGVDFMRQVSDGRMGYIGTIRDDIPYVLGRQA